Proteins found in one Fulvitalea axinellae genomic segment:
- a CDS encoding macro domain-containing protein: MGSSLRISLVHYKSPELGSSWGHFFQNDQDIRIIEGNILEVEADALVSPGNSFGFMDGGLDLLISQKYGWQVESELKRHIALSELGELLVGQALSVESGSKIVICAPTMRVPTSEGIPESVNAYLAMKAILIEGLKNKKIDSIAIPGLCTGTGRMSPYNSALQMKVAYDEIVNGIKPEFPMFMDAVKHHNHLKRTRRSNLS; this comes from the coding sequence ATGGGAAGTAGTTTAAGGATATCGCTGGTTCATTATAAATCGCCGGAACTGGGAAGTTCTTGGGGACATTTTTTTCAAAATGATCAAGATATTAGAATCATAGAGGGAAATATTTTAGAGGTGGAAGCTGATGCTTTGGTCAGCCCTGGTAATTCGTTTGGCTTTATGGATGGTGGATTAGACCTGCTGATTTCCCAAAAGTATGGTTGGCAAGTTGAGTCTGAGCTTAAACGCCATATTGCGCTATCTGAGCTTGGTGAATTGTTGGTAGGACAAGCATTGAGCGTTGAATCGGGTTCTAAAATTGTTATATGTGCTCCAACTATGCGTGTGCCTACTAGTGAAGGGATTCCGGAATCTGTAAATGCGTACTTGGCTATGAAAGCTATCCTTATTGAAGGATTGAAAAATAAGAAGATTGATTCCATAGCCATTCCTGGTCTCTGCACAGGGACTGGAAGAATGTCTCCGTATAATTCCGCTTTACAGATGAAGGTAGCATATGATGAGATAGTCAATGGGATAAAACCTGAGTTTCCAATGTTTATGGATGCGGTGAAGCATCATAATCATTTAAAGAGAACAAGGAGGTCGAATTTGTCATAA
- a CDS encoding helix-turn-helix transcriptional regulator produces MIKGPPPHKYSLDEFFRAYFKEGPQREYLRKGNPDNFLIAKVVEYKDIIKTPIPPYLRSVAQLHCITEGEVTVKCNLNEVTIGKGQVHLWQEDQSTSLLDISHDAQGFYCHFSYEFLAQSPFVANIAKQFQQMTKRFERLNLYMHHRPLNLDHDTLGAVLRVLERMHTEYHGTHNVDKIQAYLFALLFEVNGSLPEQFELCNFSRQEELMNNFKSAIFRHISEERSVKFYADKLHVSPNHLNKSVKQLTGETARDWITKALIISAKILLKQTALNINEIAFQLGYDDPSYFTRFFKKNVGLLPKDYRETELQRQSPPKVK; encoded by the coding sequence ATGATAAAGGGACCGCCCCCCCATAAGTATTCGCTAGACGAGTTTTTCAGAGCGTATTTCAAAGAAGGACCCCAACGGGAGTATCTTCGGAAAGGAAATCCCGACAACTTTTTGATTGCCAAAGTGGTCGAATATAAGGACATCATCAAAACTCCTATTCCACCTTATCTCAGGTCGGTTGCGCAACTCCATTGTATTACCGAGGGCGAGGTCACAGTAAAATGCAATCTCAACGAGGTGACGATCGGCAAGGGGCAGGTACACCTTTGGCAAGAGGACCAATCCACCTCCCTGCTCGATATATCCCATGACGCCCAAGGCTTTTATTGCCACTTCAGTTACGAATTCCTTGCGCAGTCGCCGTTTGTAGCCAATATTGCCAAGCAATTCCAGCAAATGACCAAGCGCTTCGAGCGACTAAACCTCTATATGCACCACCGCCCCCTAAACCTGGACCACGATACGCTGGGGGCCGTACTGAGGGTGCTCGAAAGGATGCATACGGAATACCACGGCACGCACAACGTGGACAAAATACAGGCGTATCTGTTCGCGTTGCTGTTCGAGGTGAACGGCTCTTTGCCGGAACAATTCGAACTCTGCAATTTTTCCAGACAGGAGGAATTGATGAACAACTTCAAAAGCGCCATCTTCAGGCATATTTCCGAAGAGCGCTCCGTAAAATTTTACGCCGACAAACTGCACGTATCGCCAAACCACCTCAACAAAAGCGTAAAACAGCTAACGGGCGAGACGGCGAGGGACTGGATAACAAAGGCCCTGATCATAAGCGCCAAGATCCTTCTGAAACAGACCGCACTAAACATCAACGAGATAGCGTTCCAGCTCGGCTATGACGACCCGTCATACTTTACCCGTTTTTTCAAAAAGAACGTGGGTCTACTGCCTAAAGACTATAGGGAAACGGAACTGCAAAGACAATCTCCGCCCAAAGTAAAGTAA
- a CDS encoding DUF3103 family protein, with product MKKLIFTPITVFALLVFLASCSQEENDIQVVPETKKEELKSEALVKDFIEIYKKESNRSIILNSLKGQDLPVALDAVMPEFEKNSAGTEALAGLKEYQKEIRSTQVAGEALQASEIWMLNKDKDFAYDEVLFAKAPETKDEEDMETVTVYNIKGEAVELNANERPDLPIIMIEDNGYEALKLRASAMNEMLAESNLNTVGSNLALRTASEDKKPIEVTRLTSINLKDDKEPWFLGSAEIYAVVSGTRNEKNEPQVQVIAMTYLDKSGITYRPNQIMVYWEDYSLQAVNIQLFEQDSRTSYKGLVTNISGEVTKLTSDLAKMPELTALGTIASAIISAMPDKWFTNDDDEVDYFYALKKQDYKDFGGAAGNATATFELDVIEHN from the coding sequence ATGAAAAAGCTAATATTTACCCCGATTACCGTTTTCGCATTGTTAGTCTTTCTGGCGTCTTGCTCGCAGGAGGAGAATGACATACAGGTTGTTCCTGAAACAAAGAAAGAGGAGCTGAAATCCGAAGCTTTGGTGAAGGACTTTATCGAGATTTATAAGAAAGAGTCAAACCGCTCGATAATTTTGAACAGTCTGAAAGGGCAGGACCTACCGGTGGCGCTGGATGCCGTGATGCCTGAGTTCGAGAAAAATTCGGCTGGCACCGAGGCTTTGGCAGGTTTGAAAGAATATCAAAAAGAGATCCGTTCGACCCAAGTTGCTGGAGAAGCGCTTCAGGCGTCTGAGATCTGGATGCTGAACAAGGACAAGGATTTCGCTTATGACGAAGTGCTGTTCGCCAAGGCTCCCGAGACGAAAGACGAAGAGGATATGGAGACCGTTACCGTCTATAATATCAAAGGGGAGGCTGTAGAGTTAAACGCCAACGAACGCCCTGATCTTCCGATTATTATGATCGAAGACAACGGCTATGAGGCGCTTAAGCTCCGCGCTTCAGCAATGAACGAAATGCTGGCCGAAAGCAACCTGAACACCGTAGGGTCGAACTTGGCTTTGCGTACGGCTTCCGAAGACAAAAAACCGATAGAGGTGACGCGTCTGACTTCGATCAACCTGAAAGACGACAAAGAACCTTGGTTCTTGGGCTCTGCCGAAATTTACGCCGTGGTATCCGGTACCCGCAACGAGAAAAACGAGCCTCAGGTACAGGTAATCGCCATGACATACCTTGACAAGTCGGGTATTACGTACCGTCCGAACCAGATTATGGTGTATTGGGAAGATTATTCTCTGCAAGCCGTTAATATCCAGCTTTTCGAACAGGATTCAAGAACGAGCTACAAAGGGTTGGTGACCAATATTTCGGGAGAAGTGACCAAACTTACGAGCGATTTGGCCAAGATGCCCGAACTGACCGCTTTGGGAACTATTGCGTCGGCGATTATCAGCGCTATGCCTGACAAGTGGTTTACTAACGATGATGACGAGGTTGATTATTTTTACGCTCTGAAGAAGCAGGATTATAAAGACTTCGGTGGCGCGGCGGGTAACGCCACGGCCACGTTCGAATTGGACGTGATCGAGCATAACTGA
- a CDS encoding arylsulfatase translates to MKNVEWKWLFVLSLAGRSGWRYARLLVLFSVFSFGSLRAVADDSGKGERTGKKGSDRSRPNVIYILADDLGYGDVGCLNPEGKIATPYIDRFASQGMTFTDAHSGSSVCTPTRYGVMTGRYAWRTRLQHGVIRFGDPLIENDRMTVASLFKENGYHTQGIGKWHVGQKYEWPSSEPDQPKTIVRSDYEKLPPGTKLLEGPADRGFDSYFWFLIYIIPNDRREWATIHDDVVKETLSQEALLPELTRRGVEHIHKRADVYKNDGTPFFMYWAPPVPHTPIAPSGKWVGSSEINNSYADYVQQFDWSVGRLFQALDDAGIADNTLVVLTSDNGCTPGLGIFESLRKKGHAASGIYRGAKADIWDGGHRVPFFARWPKRIEAGSKNEGLVCLTDFMATAADLLRTDLPENTGEDSFSMLPTLLGKKKKTRKSVVHHSIEGRFAIREGKWKLIFCPGSGGWAYPKDGKARELGWPEVQLYDMEKDPQEATNVQAQYPAVVKRLTKLMKEVIADGKSRPKAKGENEVPIVLYKK, encoded by the coding sequence ATGAAAAACGTTGAATGGAAGTGGTTGTTCGTGTTAAGTCTTGCCGGCCGAAGTGGTTGGCGGTACGCTAGGCTTTTGGTCCTGTTTTCTGTTTTTAGTTTCGGTTCGCTTAGGGCTGTGGCTGACGATTCGGGAAAGGGAGAGAGAACCGGTAAGAAAGGTTCCGACCGTAGCCGGCCTAATGTTATTTATATTTTGGCTGATGATTTGGGGTATGGCGATGTGGGCTGTTTGAATCCCGAAGGTAAGATTGCCACACCGTATATTGACCGTTTCGCTTCGCAGGGCATGACATTTACGGACGCTCATTCGGGGTCGTCTGTTTGTACTCCTACTCGCTATGGCGTTATGACGGGGCGCTATGCTTGGCGTACTCGCTTACAGCATGGTGTGATCCGCTTTGGTGATCCGCTAATTGAAAACGACAGGATGACTGTGGCGAGTCTTTTTAAGGAGAACGGTTATCATACGCAGGGTATTGGCAAGTGGCATGTGGGGCAGAAATATGAATGGCCGTCATCGGAGCCTGATCAGCCCAAAACTATTGTGCGTTCGGATTATGAAAAGCTTCCCCCGGGAACCAAATTGCTTGAGGGGCCTGCGGATAGGGGTTTTGACTCTTATTTTTGGTTTCTGATTTACATAATCCCCAATGACCGGCGAGAGTGGGCGACAATTCATGACGATGTGGTAAAGGAGACTTTGAGTCAAGAGGCTCTGTTGCCGGAGCTTACGCGTCGGGGAGTGGAGCATATCCATAAAAGAGCCGACGTTTATAAAAATGACGGAACTCCCTTTTTTATGTATTGGGCGCCTCCGGTACCCCATACACCGATAGCCCCTTCCGGTAAGTGGGTGGGGAGCAGTGAGATCAACAATTCCTATGCGGACTACGTCCAACAGTTTGATTGGTCTGTAGGGCGGTTGTTTCAGGCTTTGGATGATGCGGGTATAGCCGATAATACCCTTGTGGTTCTTACCAGCGACAATGGCTGTACGCCCGGTTTGGGTATTTTTGAGAGTCTTCGCAAAAAGGGGCACGCGGCTAGTGGAATCTACCGTGGCGCAAAGGCCGACATTTGGGACGGAGGACATAGGGTACCGTTCTTTGCTCGTTGGCCAAAGCGTATAGAGGCTGGTTCTAAGAATGAAGGATTAGTTTGCTTAACTGATTTCATGGCCACAGCAGCGGATCTTTTGCGAACGGACCTACCGGAAAACACTGGAGAGGATAGCTTCAGCATGTTGCCTACATTGTTAGGCAAGAAGAAAAAAACTCGAAAATCAGTGGTGCATCATTCGATTGAAGGCCGTTTCGCAATACGTGAAGGAAAGTGGAAGTTGATCTTTTGCCCGGGTTCGGGAGGTTGGGCTTACCCAAAGGACGGCAAGGCCAGGGAGCTGGGGTGGCCCGAAGTTCAGTTGTATGATATGGAGAAAGATCCGCAAGAGGCTACGAACGTTCAGGCTCAATACCCGGCTGTTGTGAAGAGGTTGACGAAACTGATGAAAGAAGTAATTGCGGACGGAAAGAGCAGGCCAAAAGCAAAAGGAGAAAATGAGGTGCCTATTGTGTTGTACAAAAAGTGA
- a CDS encoding outer membrane beta-barrel protein — MKSDFTFRLLHFSFLLLSVTFITVSSVDAQIVIKDETIRIGDWLIINDWDGVVVAHEKPADRHRFSPYLDLGINNWVTPSSQSDVPNVKGWGSWYVGLGVSKVFAVNKHIRFNTGVGFSWYNFKFKEDDYRLVNLGDKAGFEKETDPNIKSLKSKLTISYLDAKLIPTLNFPKSGFSFGVGMYGGIKLTNYTKIKYKEDGDKDKDKDFDRNHVNNFRYGLRGELTFGHRVKLFGTYDLNRVFPAGEGPKLHPFVFGVTVFSAN; from the coding sequence ATGAAAAGTGACTTTACTTTCCGGTTATTACATTTTTCCTTTCTATTACTTTCCGTCACATTTATAACAGTAAGTTCTGTTGATGCACAGATCGTAATTAAGGATGAGACTATACGCATTGGTGATTGGTTAATCATTAACGATTGGGACGGTGTGGTGGTAGCGCACGAAAAACCCGCTGATCGTCATAGGTTCAGTCCATACCTCGATTTGGGAATTAACAATTGGGTGACTCCCAGTTCTCAGAGTGATGTTCCGAATGTCAAGGGCTGGGGGTCTTGGTACGTAGGACTTGGCGTCAGTAAAGTGTTTGCGGTCAATAAACATATAAGATTCAACACTGGGGTGGGTTTCAGCTGGTATAATTTCAAATTTAAAGAAGACGACTACCGTTTAGTGAACTTGGGCGATAAGGCGGGCTTTGAGAAGGAAACCGATCCGAATATCAAGTCACTGAAGAGCAAGCTGACCATTTCGTATTTGGACGCTAAGCTTATCCCGACATTAAATTTCCCGAAAAGCGGATTTAGCTTTGGCGTGGGTATGTACGGTGGCATAAAGCTTACCAATTACACCAAAATCAAATACAAGGAAGACGGCGACAAAGACAAGGATAAAGACTTTGACCGCAATCATGTGAACAATTTCCGCTACGGTCTGCGTGGTGAGTTGACTTTCGGGCACCGGGTGAAGCTTTTCGGTACGTATGACCTAAATAGGGTATTTCCGGCGGGCGAAGGCCCTAAGTTGCATCCGTTTGTGTTTGGTGTGACTGTTTTCAGCGCTAACTGA
- a CDS encoding BF3164 family lipoprotein: MKTSFYFCVALLFFACQPRTKDNKTVEASVDSLASKLTIDPALSAEEQTAIMPLPDTMLYMDESVFGEHIPLKGENKEINNFFKVSGTQLIAKDSLLLMKNRSNEGFFAIYRLPEFELLSQFGKLGRGPGEFSFPAVGPSEDENRLAYIMATSNSELYSLDRNLELKKMNIPFPKKFKKFSDDKQIHGVSDREFYYVESTKNGKGLFHFKLENDSAKNRLLHSLSYMKNRKGWANYIGDFGANVAKKRAVYAYKYSKRVVFFDLENGTKRTLVFKNNDEPKKKGTNLLGPSNVTHYWGISAQKEYVYLCYSGRTPIQVGNENDKTGGYIFVEQYDWNGNPIRKFRLDRWGYLCVDNKEEKIILVSYVEEHPFFVYNIPKLGKEKEAL, translated from the coding sequence ATGAAAACCTCGTTCTATTTTTGTGTTGCCCTTCTGTTTTTCGCATGCCAACCCCGTACAAAAGATAATAAAACGGTGGAGGCAAGCGTCGATTCTTTAGCTTCGAAATTAACGATTGATCCTGCTCTGTCAGCGGAAGAGCAAACGGCTATTATGCCTCTTCCGGATACGATGTTGTATATGGATGAGTCGGTATTTGGAGAACATATTCCGCTTAAAGGCGAGAATAAGGAAATCAACAACTTTTTTAAAGTAAGCGGAACGCAACTGATAGCGAAAGACAGTTTGTTGTTAATGAAGAACAGGAGTAACGAAGGTTTTTTCGCTATATACCGTCTTCCGGAGTTTGAGCTGCTAAGCCAGTTTGGAAAGCTGGGACGCGGGCCCGGCGAGTTTTCGTTTCCGGCTGTGGGGCCATCCGAAGACGAAAACCGGTTGGCTTATATTATGGCCACTTCCAACAGTGAACTATATTCACTTGACAGGAATCTGGAATTAAAGAAAATGAATATTCCCTTTCCCAAAAAGTTTAAGAAATTCAGTGATGACAAACAGATTCATGGAGTGTCAGACAGGGAATTTTATTATGTGGAATCGACAAAAAACGGAAAGGGGTTATTCCATTTTAAGTTAGAAAACGATTCGGCTAAAAACCGCTTGTTGCATTCCCTTTCTTATATGAAAAACAGAAAGGGCTGGGCGAATTATATCGGTGACTTTGGCGCCAATGTGGCTAAGAAAAGGGCGGTTTACGCTTATAAATATTCTAAGAGAGTGGTCTTTTTTGATTTGGAAAACGGAACAAAAAGGACTCTGGTGTTTAAAAACAACGACGAGCCGAAAAAGAAAGGGACCAATTTATTAGGCCCGTCCAACGTGACTCATTACTGGGGGATTTCTGCGCAGAAAGAATACGTTTACTTATGCTATTCGGGACGTACACCGATACAGGTAGGGAATGAGAATGATAAAACGGGGGGATATATTTTTGTGGAACAATATGATTGGAACGGTAATCCGATCCGTAAATTCCGATTGGACAGATGGGGGTATCTTTGCGTGGATAATAAGGAAGAAAAGATTATCCTTGTTTCGTATGTTGAAGAACATCCGTTTTTCGTCTATAACATTCCGAAGTTAGGTAAAGAAAAGGAGGCTTTGTAA
- a CDS encoding helix-turn-helix domain-containing protein — protein MGYSQLTYREREFLMILKGHGHSIRKIAEALHRSPSTVSRELERNSLHGEYNAITANRLSQARKRWGGHFRNGEHSQWFKDLRSRWFQFRKLPRTHIAWRSDLNEYFRHRSEPIHFLMNILYPRSRSLFKRKDKPWHFLQMNELAELLMEKLDEEKKATLTRQKRVVSIGEYHRRHKGKPLSQKRNPIFPQTFEKLHDYNLASTG, from the coding sequence ATGGGCTACAGCCAATTAACATATCGTGAAAGGGAGTTTTTAATGATCCTCAAAGGACACGGGCATTCTATACGCAAAATAGCGGAAGCCTTGCATCGTTCGCCCTCAACTGTAAGCCGGGAGCTAGAGCGCAACAGCCTCCACGGCGAATACAACGCCATAACAGCCAATCGTCTAAGTCAAGCCCGAAAACGATGGGGAGGTCATTTCCGAAATGGTGAGCACAGCCAATGGTTCAAGGATTTACGCTCTAGATGGTTTCAATTCCGAAAACTCCCCCGTACACATATCGCTTGGCGATCAGACCTAAACGAGTATTTTCGGCATCGAAGCGAACCCATCCATTTTTTGATGAATATTCTCTACCCCCGTAGCCGTTCTCTGTTTAAACGCAAAGACAAGCCTTGGCATTTTCTACAGATGAACGAATTGGCCGAATTACTTATGGAAAAACTGGACGAAGAGAAAAAAGCCACTCTTACCCGGCAAAAACGAGTGGTAAGCATAGGCGAATATCATCGTCGGCATAAAGGCAAGCCTCTCTCCCAGAAAAGGAACCCCATATTTCCGCAAACATTTGAAAAATTACACGACTACAACCTCGCAAGTACGGGATAA
- the aspS gene encoding aspartate--tRNA ligase gives MYRTHTCGELRIANENERVTLSGWVQRIRDKGGMIWVDLRDRYGVTQLMFDESKSDPQVVAKARELGREFVVQAQGTVLKRYSVNDKIPTGEIEIMVDSLNVLNASKLPPFMIENDTDGGDDLRMKYRYLDLRRENQREKLALRHRMMQETRRFLDAKEFMEVETPVLIKSTPEGARDFVVPSRTNKGEFYALPQSPQTFKQLLMVSGFDRYFQIVKCFRDEDLRADRQPEFTQIDCEMSFVEQEDILNTFEGMTKHLFKTVRGVELTEDFERMEYADAMKFYGSDKPDLRFGMPFVEINDLAKGKDFKIFDSAELIVGIKVDGCGNYTRKQLDALTKFMQTPQIGAKGLVHVKCNEDGSFKSSIDKFFSQEDLKAWAEKFGAKAGDLLLVMSGHTDTVRKQLCELRLKMGSDLGLRDPNTFKPLWVMNFPLLEWDEESQRYHAMHHPFTSPKVEDMPMLDTDPGAVRANAYDLVINGVEIGGGSIRIHDREMQQLMFKHLGFSEEEAKAQFGFLMEAFEYGAPPHGGIAFGFDRICSLFGGSDSIRDYIAFPKNNSGRDVMIDAPSAVDNTQLEELSIRVEVKED, from the coding sequence ATGTACAGGACACATACTTGCGGCGAGCTCCGCATCGCTAACGAGAACGAGCGCGTAACGCTCAGCGGTTGGGTACAGAGAATCCGCGACAAGGGCGGCATGATCTGGGTAGACCTCCGCGACCGCTATGGCGTGACGCAGCTGATGTTTGACGAAAGCAAATCCGACCCGCAGGTCGTGGCCAAAGCCCGCGAACTCGGCCGCGAATTCGTGGTACAGGCGCAGGGCACTGTGCTCAAGCGCTACTCCGTCAACGACAAGATCCCTACAGGCGAGATCGAGATCATGGTCGACAGCCTCAACGTCCTGAACGCGTCGAAGCTTCCGCCGTTTATGATCGAAAACGACACCGACGGCGGCGACGACCTGAGAATGAAATACCGCTACCTGGACTTGCGTCGCGAAAACCAGCGCGAAAAGCTGGCCCTCCGCCACCGCATGATGCAGGAAACGCGTCGCTTCCTCGACGCCAAAGAGTTTATGGAAGTGGAGACTCCGGTACTGATCAAATCGACTCCGGAAGGCGCCCGCGACTTCGTAGTTCCTTCGCGTACCAACAAAGGCGAATTCTACGCCCTCCCGCAGTCGCCACAGACTTTTAAGCAGTTGTTGATGGTTTCCGGTTTCGACCGCTACTTCCAAATCGTGAAATGTTTCCGCGACGAGGACCTGCGCGCCGACCGCCAGCCTGAGTTTACGCAAATTGACTGCGAAATGTCCTTCGTGGAGCAAGAGGATATCCTCAACACTTTCGAAGGAATGACCAAGCACCTGTTCAAGACCGTCAGGGGCGTGGAACTTACCGAAGACTTCGAGCGTATGGAGTACGCCGACGCCATGAAATTCTACGGCTCGGACAAACCGGACCTCCGCTTCGGAATGCCTTTCGTGGAAATCAATGATTTGGCCAAAGGCAAAGACTTCAAAATCTTCGACAGCGCCGAGCTGATCGTGGGTATCAAGGTGGACGGATGCGGCAACTACACCCGCAAGCAACTCGACGCCCTGACCAAATTCATGCAGACGCCACAGATCGGAGCCAAAGGCTTGGTACACGTGAAGTGTAACGAAGACGGAAGCTTCAAATCGTCTATAGACAAATTCTTCTCGCAAGAGGACCTCAAGGCTTGGGCCGAGAAATTCGGAGCCAAAGCCGGCGATTTGCTCCTCGTGATGTCGGGCCATACCGACACCGTGCGCAAGCAACTCTGCGAACTCCGCCTGAAGATGGGATCGGATCTCGGCCTCCGCGACCCGAACACCTTCAAGCCGCTGTGGGTAATGAACTTCCCGCTGTTGGAATGGGACGAGGAAAGCCAGCGCTACCACGCCATGCACCACCCGTTCACCTCGCCGAAGGTTGAAGACATGCCGATGCTGGACACCGATCCGGGAGCAGTACGCGCCAACGCCTACGATTTGGTAATCAACGGTGTAGAGATTGGGGGCGGATCTATCCGTATCCACGACCGCGAGATGCAGCAACTGATGTTCAAACACCTCGGATTCAGCGAAGAGGAAGCCAAAGCGCAGTTCGGGTTCCTGATGGAAGCCTTCGAATACGGAGCGCCACCGCACGGCGGTATCGCCTTCGGTTTCGACCGTATCTGCTCGCTCTTCGGCGGTTCGGACTCTATCCGCGACTACATCGCATTCCCGAAAAACAACTCGGGCCGCGACGTTATGATCGACGCTCCTTCGGCCGTGGACAATACTCAGCTGGAAGAACTTTCGATCCGTGTAGAAGTAAAAGAAGACTGA